In Fructilactobacillus cliffordii, a single genomic region encodes these proteins:
- a CDS encoding aldo/keto reductase: MKLNLDSTITLNNGIEMPLLGLGVWKSDNQTAAQSVKWALANGYRAIDTAKQYGNEAGVGEGLKQGLAENGLKREDVFLTTKVFNGDQGYESTLKAFEGQLERLQTSYVDLLLIHWPVNGKYNETWKAMEKLYHEGKVRSIGVSNFNLDRLTDLMEHASVKPVLNQMEFNPVEQEKDIKDYCDKHHIWLEAWSPLGHGDALNDPAIQKLADKYNKSTAQIILRWELQREVITIPKSTHEEYIKQNANVYDFELSDEDVALINSLDIDKRSLWYGAFSWNGNPAGIVDAVDEWNK, translated from the coding sequence ATGAAACTAAATTTAGATTCAACAATTACCTTAAACAACGGAATTGAAATGCCTTTATTGGGATTAGGAGTTTGGAAGAGTGATAACCAAACTGCGGCTCAATCAGTTAAATGGGCGTTAGCTAACGGCTACCGGGCCATTGACACTGCTAAGCAATACGGAAACGAAGCCGGAGTAGGTGAAGGCTTGAAACAAGGTCTTGCCGAAAATGGTTTGAAACGGGAAGATGTTTTCTTAACCACAAAGGTCTTTAATGGAGACCAAGGTTATGAAAGCACGCTGAAGGCTTTTGAAGGACAACTAGAACGTTTGCAAACTAGTTACGTTGACCTCCTCTTGATTCACTGGCCAGTAAACGGCAAGTACAACGAAACTTGGAAAGCCATGGAAAAGTTATACCACGAAGGAAAGGTTCGTTCGATTGGAGTTTCGAACTTCAACTTGGACCGCTTAACTGATTTAATGGAACACGCTTCGGTTAAACCAGTCTTAAACCAAATGGAATTTAACCCCGTGGAACAAGAAAAAGATATTAAAGATTACTGTGATAAGCACCACATCTGGTTAGAAGCTTGGTCTCCATTGGGCCACGGTGATGCTTTGAACGATCCTGCCATTCAAAAGCTGGCTGACAAGTACAACAAGTCCACGGCGCAAATTATTTTACGGTGGGAATTACAACGCGAAGTCATTACGATTCCAAAGTCAACGCATGAAGAATACATCAAGCAAAATGCTAATGTTTACGACTTTGAACTGAGTGACGAAGACGTTGCTTTGATTAACAGCTTAGACATCGATAAGCGTTCACTCTGGTACGGTGCCTTTAGCTGGAACGGTAACCCAGCTGGAATTGTGGATGCCGTTGACGAATGGAATAAGTAA
- a CDS encoding MFS transporter, translating to MQVFWQNTKFRALMCSGLLDNLGTTLFNIVFIIYASHMPNPNLAVSAVSLISSLPYVTNIIAGVFADHSHQHYRGMLATRLLQMGLFLILSGLISLTPEWYLFGILLLLNFLTEFLGSYGGYLMLPIFKKIVPEQDLTTARGFQGGVGQSISLIGGMVGASLLALLNQNYVLFALVNAVTFLLSYIILKRHQVDLDVPVKQSVTPHSTKFSLKTIVGEMKNNYGSLRNFPQLFHFVLLFAMTNLLTSMQEVLMTLTLLHYHSLILFNYGFTVALVGAVESGGMIVGSFFGLPPLRRASIESNVILVLATLLGLFLDMLVARNRIVMIMLVAIVGYLCGILFPKIDAFIMKAAPEEQLGTIMSAINSLVTLTIPLGSLVVVALGNLILLTFIWGIMCGLGVLGVGYAISLWKRYQTYA from the coding sequence TTGCAAGTCTTTTGGCAAAACACAAAATTTCGGGCCTTGATGTGTTCCGGTCTCTTGGATAATCTGGGAACAACCTTATTTAACATTGTTTTCATTATCTATGCCAGCCACATGCCTAATCCGAATCTGGCGGTTAGTGCTGTGAGTCTGATTTCCTCGTTACCCTACGTTACGAACATCATTGCTGGAGTTTTTGCCGATCACTCGCACCAGCATTATCGCGGCATGCTAGCCACTCGGTTACTGCAAATGGGGCTCTTTTTAATATTGAGTGGGTTAATTAGTTTAACCCCGGAATGGTATTTATTTGGGATTCTGTTACTGTTGAATTTTTTGACAGAATTTTTAGGTTCGTATGGGGGCTATTTAATGCTTCCGATTTTTAAAAAGATTGTGCCAGAACAGGATTTAACCACGGCTCGTGGCTTCCAAGGTGGAGTCGGCCAATCAATTAGTCTGATAGGTGGAATGGTGGGAGCGTCCTTGCTAGCCCTGTTAAACCAAAATTATGTTTTGTTTGCCTTAGTCAATGCGGTCACGTTCCTGTTGTCTTACATAATTTTAAAGCGGCACCAAGTTGATTTGGATGTACCCGTAAAACAAAGCGTTACTCCACATTCCACTAAATTTAGTTTGAAAACGATAGTGGGGGAAATGAAAAATAATTACGGGTCATTACGTAATTTTCCGCAATTATTTCATTTTGTCTTACTCTTTGCGATGACCAATTTACTGACATCCATGCAAGAAGTGCTGATGACGTTAACTTTGTTACACTATCATTCGCTAATCCTCTTTAACTACGGGTTTACCGTGGCCCTCGTGGGAGCGGTGGAAAGTGGCGGTATGATTGTTGGATCTTTCTTCGGACTACCACCGTTGCGCCGCGCCAGCATTGAAAGCAATGTGATCCTGGTGTTGGCTACTTTATTAGGGTTATTTTTAGATATGCTAGTTGCACGAAATAGAATTGTGATGATTATGTTGGTTGCCATCGTTGGGTACTTATGTGGAATTCTTTTTCCTAAGATCGACGCTTTCATTATGAAAGCCGCCCCAGAAGAACAGTTGGGAACGATTATGAGTGCCATTAACTCGTTAGTGACCTTGACCATTCCTCTGGGTTCGCTAGTGGTCGTGGCTTTAGGGAATCTCATCCTGCTAACATTTATTTGGGGAATAATGTGTGGTCTAGGCGTTCTCGGAGTTGGATATGCGATTTCGTTATGGAAAAGATATCAGACGTATGCGTAG
- a CDS encoding 4'-phosphopantetheinyl transferase family protein has product MLKFKTGRLTDLQYQPYYRRFQIEDNQRKQKDLVGRILLAKLMDLPEDALLDDDEFTTIANGKPLFAKRTTAFNISHSADLVLVAISDRPLGVDVEKVKPVQLKRLKRAFTVAELAYLEKLPAARQSLTMLRLWTVKEAVLKETGAGLPGKPWTVSVNVPRMDVAEQHGQRFAINFLAIHEDYLGTMAQKIE; this is encoded by the coding sequence TTGTTGAAATTCAAAACCGGACGGCTTACTGACCTGCAATATCAACCGTACTATCGTCGGTTTCAGATTGAAGATAATCAGCGTAAACAGAAGGATTTAGTGGGTCGGATTTTATTGGCAAAACTCATGGATTTGCCGGAAGACGCGCTACTAGATGATGATGAATTCACGACGATTGCGAACGGGAAGCCGTTGTTTGCGAAGCGAACGACGGCTTTTAATATTTCCCACTCGGCGGACTTGGTGTTGGTTGCCATTTCAGACCGTCCCCTGGGAGTTGATGTAGAAAAGGTGAAACCGGTCCAATTAAAGCGGCTCAAACGGGCCTTTACGGTCGCAGAGTTAGCCTACTTAGAAAAGTTACCAGCAGCCCGGCAATCATTAACGATGCTGCGGTTGTGGACGGTGAAAGAAGCCGTTCTAAAGGAAACTGGCGCAGGGTTGCCTGGTAAGCCTTGGACGGTGAGTGTAAACGTGCCCCGGATGGATGTGGCTGAACAGCACGGTCAACGGTTTGCGATTAACTTTTTAGCCATTCATGAGGATTACTTAGGGACGATGGCCCAGAAAATCGAATAA
- a CDS encoding DUF998 domain-containing protein, translating to MKSPKYYFEIPEQTVQKLKLQGGEKFNLQVDKNGLQLEKENVQRASFWNVSYWWDIIPAILMALVFFTYCTLTQSRLIPLTGDYSIATGTIILGTVMGSILFTIFFIKTRNNSVNSVYRNIYWRNLPTIIIAVALILLVSLLGIFWIFSRVFYGAEFDHYTATMMLFMFGIIINTIMINIADNITPTILVDLLILMIIGGLLISMLANGNKQWWKHNISFLGTAKAIDSWQFNLTFIVSALLMLALVDYLFVSLKPLHWPPFRTFCLRLLLTLLAVDALAVGLIYNDRQVPWMHYWHDQFAWAMALVIIILIGGIKWLLPNIPRSFMINSYLIVFLIILVSVLFRHVHYLSLTAFEILASALGFSWIMMLFQYLLGEINQKSQQVVRLQIKKPNE from the coding sequence ATGAAGTCACCTAAATATTACTTTGAAATTCCTGAACAAACCGTGCAAAAGCTAAAACTCCAAGGTGGGGAAAAATTTAACCTTCAGGTTGATAAAAACGGTCTGCAACTGGAAAAAGAAAATGTCCAACGTGCTTCCTTTTGGAACGTGTCCTATTGGTGGGATATTATTCCAGCAATTTTGATGGCACTGGTCTTTTTTACTTATTGTACGCTGACGCAATCCCGTTTAATTCCGCTCACGGGTGATTATTCGATTGCAACCGGAACCATTATTTTAGGGACCGTCATGGGATCAATTCTCTTTACGATTTTTTTCATCAAAACGCGCAATAATTCTGTTAATTCGGTCTATCGCAATATTTACTGGCGAAACTTGCCGACCATTATCATTGCGGTGGCTTTGATTCTCCTAGTTTCTTTATTAGGAATTTTTTGGATTTTTTCGCGGGTTTTTTATGGTGCGGAATTTGATCATTATACCGCTACAATGATGCTATTTATGTTTGGAATCATTATTAATACCATCATGATTAACATCGCCGATAACATTACGCCCACGATTCTGGTTGATCTGCTGATTTTGATGATTATCGGTGGCTTACTGATTTCGATGCTGGCCAACGGAAATAAGCAGTGGTGGAAACATAATATCAGTTTTTTGGGAACGGCTAAGGCCATTGATAGTTGGCAATTTAATCTGACCTTCATTGTGTCAGCGCTGCTAATGTTAGCGTTAGTTGACTATCTGTTTGTTTCCTTAAAACCCTTACATTGGCCACCATTTCGGACTTTCTGTTTGCGACTGTTATTAACACTCTTAGCGGTTGATGCTTTAGCAGTGGGCTTAATTTATAATGACCGGCAGGTACCGTGGATGCACTACTGGCACGACCAATTTGCTTGGGCCATGGCCTTAGTCATTATTATCTTAATTGGAGGGATTAAATGGTTACTGCCCAACATTCCCCGTAGTTTTATGATTAATTCCTATTTAATTGTCTTTTTGATTATCCTGGTAAGTGTCTTGTTCCGCCACGTGCACTATTTATCCCTCACTGCCTTTGAAATTTTGGCTTCCGCGTTAGGATTTTCCTGGATTATGATGCTGTTCCAGTACCTGTTAGGGGAAATTAACCAAAAGAGCCAGCAGGTGGTGCGGCTCCAAATCAAGAAACCAAATGAATGA
- a CDS encoding acyl carrier protein: MAEQANKEQILAEIKDIVVDQTDIDSDKITLDANFKDNLDLDSLDIFEIVDALEDKYDIEIDGDEGMETVQDLVDYVAKQLDEQK; this comes from the coding sequence ATGGCAGAACAAGCAAATAAGGAACAAATTTTAGCAGAAATCAAAGACATTGTGGTGGATCAAACGGATATTGATTCTGACAAAATCACGTTAGACGCAAATTTCAAAGATAACTTGGACTTAGATAGTTTGGATATCTTTGAAATCGTGGATGCCTTAGAAGACAAGTATGACATCGAAATCGATGGTGACGAAGGCATGGAAACGGTGCAAGATTTAGTTGATTACGTTGCTAAACAACTAGACGAACAAAAATAA